In a genomic window of Candidatus Omnitrophota bacterium:
- a CDS encoding radical SAM protein: protein MDKRPLVALVSLPSRAYSSVLPMSYMYLAAWLEKKGIASEIIDIKKIRYPGDTAVAGTDETVEKILAIIEEKRPEYVGFTCYTADLNSLMQISRLIKGRIKTTIIAGGIHPTLKPEDILFDGSPVDVAAIGEGENTLYELVENDTKGGTLDAVAGIAYRKGGVVVRTGERPYMKDLGELPMPAYDKIDMDFYSTPQQSMVRHLFLSGVRIFTARGCPYLCTFCANRDQKVRYRPVKSVIEELAFLKREYDIDGFYINDDTFCMDRRRTFEFLDKFEERKLGMVWGVETRANLLDEEMIVRLKKAGCIQVDIGVESGSQEMLDRVKKGIKVEDAVRTFDLCRRHKIRTFACFMVNMPGETERHIDASIALMKRIRSTVYGINITIPYIGTRIYEEYVKPPLRPDEYGIFSFTNSFRPLRDGRFRLVSHSLNEKRIYYLRFKRFKFFRSIMDITFDPLYWGMIFRSSRKVLYLKQFFRATVYRLFMYPVKLFRTVNFKP from the coding sequence ATGGATAAGCGACCTTTAGTGGCTTTAGTATCGTTGCCCTCGAGGGCCTACTCGTCGGTCCTGCCGATGTCCTATATGTATCTTGCCGCATGGCTTGAGAAGAAGGGTATTGCCTCCGAAATAATAGATATAAAGAAGATACGTTATCCGGGCGATACGGCGGTCGCCGGCACGGATGAGACGGTCGAAAAGATACTGGCGATCATCGAAGAAAAAAGGCCGGAGTATGTCGGCTTCACATGTTATACGGCAGACCTAAATTCTCTCATGCAGATAAGCCGGCTTATCAAGGGAAGAATAAAGACGACGATAATAGCAGGCGGCATCCATCCTACCCTTAAGCCGGAGGATATCCTTTTCGACGGGAGCCCGGTGGACGTGGCGGCCATAGGAGAGGGGGAGAATACCCTGTACGAACTGGTAGAGAACGATACAAAAGGCGGGACTCTCGATGCGGTAGCCGGGATAGCTTATAGAAAAGGGGGCGTCGTAGTGCGCACGGGCGAGAGGCCGTATATGAAGGATCTCGGCGAACTGCCCATGCCTGCCTACGACAAGATAGATATGGATTTTTATTCGACCCCTCAGCAGTCGATGGTCCGGCATCTCTTTCTGTCAGGCGTGCGCATCTTCACGGCAAGGGGATGCCCGTATCTATGCACATTCTGCGCCAACAGGGACCAGAAGGTCAGGTACAGGCCGGTTAAGTCGGTGATCGAAGAGCTTGCCTTTCTTAAGAGAGAGTACGATATCGACGGGTTCTATATTAACGACGACACATTCTGTATGGACAGGAGAAGGACCTTCGAATTTCTCGATAAATTCGAAGAGCGCAAACTGGGCATGGTATGGGGGGTGGAGACGAGGGCAAACCTTCTTGACGAGGAGATGATAGTGCGTCTGAAGAAGGCAGGGTGCATACAGGTCGACATAGGAGTGGAGTCCGGGTCCCAGGAGATGCTCGACAGGGTAAAAAAAGGAATAAAGGTCGAAGATGCCGTAAGGACATTCGATCTATGCAGGCGCCATAAGATAAGGACGTTCGCCTGCTTTATGGTGAATATGCCCGGCGAGACGGAGAGGCACATAGACGCCAGTATCGCGCTCATGAAGAGGATACGATCTACCGTATACGGTATAAATATAACGATCCCGTATATCGGCACCAGGATATATGAGGAGTATGTGAAGCCGCCGCTCCGGCCGGACGAGTACGGTATATTCAGTTTTACCAACTCGTTCAGGCCGCTCAGGGACGGGAGGTTCCGGCTGGTGAGCCATTCGCTGAACGAAAAACGCATATATTATCTAAGGTTCAAGCGTTTCAAATTTTTCAGGTCCATTATGGACATAACTTTCGATCCGTTGTATTGGGGCATGATATTCAGGAGCAGCCGGAAGGTCCTTTATCTGAAACAGTTTTTCAGGGCGACGGTCTATCGCCTTTTTATGTATCCGGTCAAGCTTTTCAGGACCGTGAATTTCAAACCATGA
- a CDS encoding class I SAM-dependent methyltransferase has protein sequence MMFLKLTKDDIYRDSRTWYRDAGRDLFSDEIIGLCKKYAGRKVLDLGCAAGAYCLELKRYGFEISGADINEEYIRIAREKGVDARLIEDALPFGDGAFDTVILIEVLEHLQDPERVLKEAKRVAGKNILISVPNCGDFEALKRCGLTYEHFLEMDHVSFFTKDSLRALFSNYFNDFRILEISPVYPPILSGNPVLRSGVRALRRYGILRPVLYSRLFAVLNVDDRSSGPK, from the coding sequence ATGATGTTTTTAAAGCTGACAAAAGATGACATTTACAGGGATTCCAGGACCTGGTACAGGGATGCCGGCAGGGACCTCTTTTCGGACGAGATCATAGGCCTGTGCAAGAAATACGCAGGAAGGAAGGTCCTCGACCTGGGATGCGCCGCCGGCGCGTACTGCCTTGAGCTTAAAAGGTACGGGTTCGAAATTTCCGGCGCGGATATAAACGAGGAATATATCAGGATAGCACGGGAGAAAGGGGTCGATGCCCGCCTTATAGAGGATGCGCTCCCGTTCGGGGACGGGGCATTCGATACGGTCATATTGATCGAAGTGCTGGAGCACCTGCAGGACCCGGAGAGGGTCCTGAAAGAAGCAAAAAGGGTGGCCGGGAAAAATATACTCATAAGCGTGCCCAATTGCGGCGATTTCGAGGCCCTGAAGAGGTGCGGTCTCACGTATGAGCATTTCCTGGAGATGGACCACGTATCTTTTTTTACTAAGGACTCCTTGAGGGCGCTCTTTTCGAACTATTTCAACGATTTCAGGATACTGGAGATATCCCCGGTATATCCGCCCATCTTATCAGGGAACCCCGTTCTCCGTTCAGGGGTCAGGGCGCTTCGCAGGTACGGGATATTAAGGCCTGTTCTCTATTCCAGGTTGTTCGCGGTTTTGAACGTTGATGACCGGTCTTCCGGTCCGAAGTAA
- a CDS encoding radical SAM protein: MTKLRFCLINPPQANSLDDRLDAPLGLLYVAASVREMGIPVRIADLSSERRERWEGIIGDADIYGIGIYTCNYYISREIRDICRKINPGAPVIAGGAHPTAMPEETLKDFDVVLRGEADISIKKFIGDLGRGIHRKMYDFEPPPDLDELPLPARDLVDIKSYHRIVGGGLATSIITSRGCPYRCAFCNSPGTFRSIKYRSSDSVIAEIEGIIKDHGIRNFIFYDDVFTLNRDRLYPFLERLESLNIKFRCNGRADYNRFEDFVRLKRAGCTTIAFGAETGDQGLLDRIQKDCTVEQNHAVIREAKRAGLIAKIYLIVGIPGETEDTIERTKQFIMKADPDEYTLFTLIPLPGSALWNERERFGIRFITKDYNEFYNIAGQGDGGMTIETDSYTMDKLKSMREDLKAFLASRTWRGDVQRYFQKIEWR; this comes from the coding sequence ATGACTAAATTGAGATTCTGCCTTATAAATCCTCCGCAGGCAAACAGCCTAGACGACCGGCTGGATGCCCCGCTCGGCCTTTTATATGTAGCCGCGTCTGTCCGCGAGATGGGTATCCCCGTAAGGATAGCCGACCTCAGTTCCGAGAGGAGGGAAAGGTGGGAGGGGATCATAGGTGATGCCGATATCTACGGGATAGGGATATACACCTGTAACTATTATATCTCCAGGGAGATAAGGGATATATGCAGGAAGATAAACCCCGGGGCGCCGGTAATCGCAGGCGGCGCACACCCTACCGCTATGCCCGAAGAGACCCTGAAGGATTTTGATGTGGTCCTGCGCGGAGAGGCGGACATAAGCATAAAGAAGTTCATAGGCGATCTCGGGCGCGGCATTCACAGGAAGATGTACGATTTCGAGCCGCCGCCGGACCTCGATGAGCTGCCGCTCCCGGCAAGGGACCTGGTAGATATAAAGAGTTATCACAGGATAGTGGGAGGGGGCCTCGCAACATCCATCATAACCTCCAGGGGATGCCCTTACAGGTGCGCGTTCTGTAACAGCCCCGGCACATTCAGGAGCATAAAATACCGTTCTTCGGATTCGGTCATCGCGGAGATCGAGGGGATAATAAAGGATCACGGGATAAGGAACTTCATATTTTATGACGACGTCTTTACGCTGAACAGGGACCGGCTCTACCCCTTTCTGGAGCGCCTCGAATCCCTCAATATAAAATTCAGGTGCAACGGCCGCGCAGATTACAATAGATTCGAGGACTTTGTGCGCCTGAAACGGGCCGGGTGCACGACCATCGCCTTCGGCGCAGAAACGGGTGATCAGGGGCTTCTTGACAGGATACAGAAAGACTGCACTGTAGAACAGAATCACGCCGTTATAAGAGAAGCGAAGAGGGCGGGCCTGATCGCTAAGATATATCTTATCGTGGGGATACCGGGTGAGACCGAAGATACCATAGAGAGGACAAAACAGTTCATAATGAAAGCGGACCCGGATGAGTATACGCTCTTTACGCTTATACCGCTCCCGGGCAGCGCCCTCTGGAACGAGCGAGAGAGGTTCGGCATACGGTTCATAACTAAAGATTATAACGAATTCTATAATATCGCCGGGCAGGGCGACGGCGGTATGACGATAGAGACGGATTCCTACACCATGGATAAGCTTAAGAGCATGCGTGAAGACCTGAAGGCATTCCTTGCCTCCCGCACATGGAGGGGGGATGTACAGCGCTATTTCCAGAAGATAGAATGGAGATGA
- a CDS encoding oligosaccharide flippase family protein has translation MNLKQETQRNLLAVFGLHLFEKAVIFFGLIVLTRLLRPEDFGILAIAEILITVIGIWNEHVFEAASIATPKDELFAKTVDTAFLAKFCTSLFLYILLFLAAGPWADFYNDHSIAAVIRVLGLSIVIPDLYFVQYTTLVKERKFDSIVIPMMLRAVAFYALAIFMARAGMGLWSIVISRVVSHVVAAVSFFIIKPRMIRFTWDREIFNVIFRYIRGMYLLLFFYVLITQVDRMVIGKLLGVGVVGYYAVASNFGNWVTNNILAVSDRVSFPLYAQFQDNGTLLKSMYLKFLKYIMLVSVPFFTCLFVFARPFILVFLGSRWEGAVIPLRILCLAGFFGMIGSISNSFLKGVNRLDIEIKRNSALCILLILLIVPLTLLYGLTGGCIAVLLSFAFTQPLYFYYSSRIIEIDIRAVMRTCGIFFGASMVAVLFYLVCRQAFMGAVRPGPYDFFLSVFTYGSAYAAIVLSFMRKEFMEDIRSFVLK, from the coding sequence ATGAACCTTAAACAGGAGACACAGAGGAACCTTTTGGCGGTATTCGGCCTGCACCTGTTTGAAAAGGCGGTCATATTCTTCGGGCTTATCGTCCTGACGCGGCTTTTGCGGCCGGAAGATTTCGGTATCCTCGCCATTGCCGAGATATTGATAACCGTCATAGGGATATGGAACGAGCATGTCTTCGAGGCGGCCTCCATAGCGACCCCTAAAGACGAGCTCTTCGCGAAGACGGTCGACACGGCCTTCCTGGCCAAATTCTGCACTTCTCTATTTCTTTACATACTCCTCTTCCTGGCCGCAGGGCCATGGGCGGATTTCTATAACGATCACAGCATCGCTGCGGTCATAAGGGTCCTGGGTCTCAGCATAGTGATACCGGACCTCTATTTTGTGCAGTATACGACGCTTGTAAAGGAACGGAAGTTCGATTCCATAGTCATCCCCATGATGCTGAGGGCGGTCGCATTTTACGCGCTGGCCATATTCATGGCAAGGGCGGGTATGGGGCTATGGAGCATAGTCATCTCCAGGGTCGTCAGCCATGTAGTGGCGGCCGTGTCGTTCTTCATCATAAAACCGAGGATGATCCGTTTTACATGGGACAGGGAGATCTTCAATGTCATCTTCCGTTATATCAGGGGGATGTATCTTCTGCTCTTCTTCTATGTGCTGATAACCCAGGTCGACAGGATGGTCATAGGGAAGCTGCTTGGCGTAGGGGTCGTAGGGTACTATGCAGTGGCTTCGAACTTCGGTAATTGGGTGACCAATAATATCCTGGCCGTCTCCGACAGGGTCTCATTCCCGCTATACGCGCAATTCCAGGACAACGGGACCTTGCTGAAATCGATGTACCTTAAATTCCTTAAATACATAATGCTCGTCTCCGTCCCATTCTTTACCTGTCTTTTCGTATTCGCCAGGCCTTTCATACTTGTATTTTTGGGGAGCAGATGGGAAGGGGCCGTTATCCCTCTCAGGATACTGTGTCTGGCCGGTTTCTTCGGTATGATAGGGAGCATCTCTAACAGTTTTTTAAAAGGAGTGAACCGGCTCGATATCGAGATAAAGAGGAACAGCGCCCTCTGTATCCTGTTGATCCTCCTCATCGTTCCGCTCACCTTATTATACGGGCTGACGGGCGGCTGTATCGCGGTACTGCTGTCTTTCGCATTTACGCAGCCGTTATATTTTTATTACTCATCAAGGATAATAGAGATAGATATCAGGGCCGTAATGCGCACATGCGGCATATTCTTCGGGGCCAGCATGGTAGCCGTCCTATTTTACCTGGTCTGCAGGCAGGCCTTCATGGGAGCCGTGAGGCCCGGTCCGTATGACTTCTTCTTATCGGTCTTCACATACGGCTCTGCATACGCGGCGATAGTTCTGTCGTTTATGAGGAAAGAGTTTATGGAGGATATAAGGAGTTTTGTCCTTAAATGA
- a CDS encoding glycosyltransferase, whose protein sequence is MISVVSVFYGEKESSAKCLLKSLEAQTASHELILMDNTKDRFRSVAAALNEGGRKAKGKYIMFVHPDVDLISSSWIGDAEKILDSAVNLGIAGVAGMSEEGRTNKERGRNVIKSIDKPWEWGNPIHRPEPVQTLDECLVVIPKCVFDRFKFDEETCDSWHLYAVDYCLSIRSEGLHAYAIPMYVHHRSENSAGTKYMEDFFGYAGYRRRYYPTLVKVLKKHRGHAKRIYTTCGTWSTACPLALQRIYEMAFRAFYHLGVLLGLRFIWRVSGLKDIASKGSDRSSA, encoded by the coding sequence ATGATATCCGTCGTCTCGGTATTCTACGGCGAGAAAGAGTCCTCCGCAAAGTGCTTATTAAAAAGCCTGGAGGCACAGACCGCATCACACGAATTGATATTGATGGATAATACAAAAGATCGGTTCAGGTCTGTGGCCGCGGCGCTTAACGAAGGGGGGCGGAAGGCAAAAGGTAAGTACATAATGTTCGTACATCCGGACGTCGATCTTATATCATCTTCATGGATAGGCGATGCGGAAAAGATACTCGATTCCGCGGTAAACCTGGGAATAGCGGGAGTGGCGGGCATGAGCGAGGAGGGGCGTACGAATAAGGAGAGGGGGAGGAACGTCATCAAGTCCATAGATAAGCCGTGGGAATGGGGCAACCCCATCCACAGGCCGGAGCCCGTGCAGACGCTGGACGAGTGCCTCGTCGTCATACCAAAATGCGTATTCGACAGGTTCAAGTTCGACGAAGAGACATGCGACAGCTGGCATCTGTACGCGGTCGACTATTGCCTGAGCATACGGTCGGAAGGGCTGCATGCTTATGCGATACCGATGTATGTACATCACAGGTCCGAAAATTCTGCCGGTACGAAGTATATGGAGGATTTTTTCGGATATGCAGGATACAGAAGGAGGTATTATCCCACCCTTGTAAAGGTCCTGAAGAAGCACAGGGGACACGCCAAAAGGATCTATACCACCTGCGGGACCTGGAGCACGGCCTGCCCCCTGGCGCTGCAGAGGATATACGAAATGGCCTTCAGGGCCTTCTATCACCTGGGTGTCCTGTTGGGGTTAAGGTTCATATGGCGGGTATCAGGGCTGAAAGATATAGCATCGAAAGGATCGGACAGGTCTTCCGCATGA
- a CDS encoding methyltransferase domain-containing protein yields MKVLFIQRNGLEESLGVASLAASLERAGHDTDLILLSHCRDLMSELEKMRPGLIGFSVITGAHAEITEVARSVKRYTGIPTVMGGPHATYYAKEISDDNSVDYICRGESEGALVELADRLSKEEDTTHIENIWSNTPGGWVKNELRPIIHDLDSLPMPKRDLYYKYRFLRDMPMKRFIAGMWCPHICTYCHNTMLMREYRGKGRFVRLKSVSRVIDEVLSVKKRSVLKRIHFSDDLFASDISWLREFSERFPEEAKIPFSCNLCLDCPPEAVELLARSGCVGVAFGFEAGSERIRKEYLKKFWTNEQARSTVELFRRHRIKTAANTMFALPGETLEDAFSSVEWNARIGFDFSRVGVFQPFPNLELTGIAKREGLLPADFSLKDFKPHTARPAFNKEHGDEIINIINLIYPAMKIPFFRKSMLRRLVKIRPNVLFDLVGGFSTMLQNYLFFDMRPLASWRYFRNAMGSVRVFFFSYWSNHERPVIRVYRREKLPESGRLEGRGPACWSISRQMTRRRRLNRFYERTILDAAGIRGRLLDIGCSYGNFVLYAREKGWEIAGVDIDRDAVKQIPDEVRSSIKVLDNGRLEEAAFKEDSFDVVTLWHVLEHISDSSGLLDAIKKILKTDGVLALQVPNGDSIEAGIFGPAWVHLDPPRHMHLFSPGTLIPLLKNKGFAVRRVSHFAPLDKSYRGSLARFLNRKTRIPEDSYLFNNILYKMLADAVFSPLSLLGSICGKGTFITVVCTNEK; encoded by the coding sequence ATGAAAGTACTCTTCATACAGCGTAACGGCCTTGAGGAATCCCTGGGGGTGGCATCTCTGGCCGCCTCTCTGGAAAGGGCAGGGCATGATACGGACCTTATACTGCTCTCCCATTGCAGGGACCTCATGTCGGAACTCGAAAAGATGCGGCCTGGCCTGATAGGGTTTTCCGTGATCACGGGCGCGCATGCCGAGATAACGGAAGTGGCAAGATCCGTCAAAAGATATACCGGTATACCTACGGTAATGGGAGGACCGCACGCGACATATTACGCTAAAGAGATAAGCGACGATAATAGCGTGGACTACATATGCCGCGGAGAGAGCGAGGGCGCTCTGGTAGAGCTGGCGGACCGCCTGTCGAAAGAGGAAGATACAACGCATATAGAGAATATATGGAGCAATACACCCGGCGGATGGGTAAAGAACGAACTGAGGCCCATAATACATGACCTCGATTCGCTCCCCATGCCGAAACGGGACCTATATTATAAATACCGCTTCCTGCGGGACATGCCCATGAAACGGTTCATTGCCGGTATGTGGTGTCCCCATATCTGTACCTACTGCCACAATACTATGCTGATGCGGGAATACAGGGGAAAGGGGAGGTTCGTCCGTCTCAAATCAGTAAGCCGCGTGATAGATGAGGTCCTGAGCGTGAAGAAACGATCCGTCCTTAAAAGGATACACTTCTCCGACGACCTCTTCGCCTCCGATATCTCATGGCTGAGGGAATTCTCCGAAAGATTTCCTGAAGAGGCAAAGATCCCATTTTCATGCAACCTGTGCCTGGATTGTCCTCCGGAAGCGGTAGAGCTTCTGGCAAGATCGGGTTGTGTAGGCGTGGCTTTCGGATTTGAGGCCGGGAGCGAACGCATCCGAAAAGAGTATCTAAAAAAATTCTGGACCAACGAACAGGCGAGATCGACCGTAGAGCTCTTCAGGCGCCACCGTATAAAGACCGCCGCAAACACCATGTTCGCCCTGCCCGGAGAGACGCTCGAAGACGCTTTCTCTTCTGTAGAATGGAACGCGAGGATCGGATTCGACTTCTCGCGCGTAGGCGTCTTCCAGCCGTTCCCCAACCTCGAATTGACCGGGATCGCAAAGAGGGAAGGCCTATTGCCGGCGGATTTCTCGCTCAAGGATTTTAAGCCCCATACAGCCAGGCCTGCCTTTAACAAGGAGCACGGGGACGAGATCATAAACATCATAAACCTCATCTACCCCGCGATGAAGATACCGTTCTTCCGTAAATCCATGCTCAGGCGCCTCGTGAAGATAAGACCCAACGTGCTCTTCGACCTTGTGGGCGGTTTCTCGACCATGCTTCAGAATTATCTTTTCTTCGACATGCGCCCGTTGGCATCATGGAGGTATTTCAGGAACGCGATGGGGTCCGTGCGTGTCTTCTTCTTTTCGTACTGGAGCAACCATGAGAGGCCGGTCATCAGGGTATACCGCAGAGAGAAGCTCCCGGAGTCCGGCAGGTTAGAGGGCAGAGGCCCTGCATGCTGGTCGATCTCGCGCCAGATGACGCGGCGGCGGCGCCTCAACAGGTTTTACGAACGCACGATCCTGGATGCCGCCGGGATCCGCGGCAGGCTGCTCGATATCGGGTGCAGTTACGGCAACTTCGTCCTGTACGCCCGAGAGAAGGGATGGGAGATCGCCGGCGTGGATATAGACAGAGATGCGGTAAAGCAGATCCCGGATGAAGTCAGATCGAGCATAAAGGTCCTGGATAACGGCCGGCTTGAGGAGGCGGCCTTTAAAGAGGATTCGTTCGACGTCGTGACCCTGTGGCACGTCCTGGAGCACATAAGCGATTCATCCGGTCTCCTGGATGCTATAAAAAAGATATTAAAAACGGACGGGGTGCTGGCATTGCAGGTGCCGAACGGCGACAGTATCGAAGCGGGCATATTCGGACCGGCCTGGGTCCACCTGGACCCGCCCAGGCATATGCACCTTTTTTCGCCCGGCACGCTCATACCGCTTTTGAAGAATAAGGGTTTTGCCGTCAGGAGGGTGTCGCATTTTGCGCCGCTCGACAAATCTTACAGAGGCAGCCTCGCCAGATTTTTGAACAGGAAGACGCGCATACCGGAAGATTCATACCTCTTCAATAATATACTTTATAAGATGCTGGCGGATGCCGTCTTCTCTCCGCTCTCCCTCCTGGGGAGCATATGCGGGAAAGGCACGTTCATAACCGTCGTGTGCACCAATGAGAAATAG
- a CDS encoding glycosyltransferase family 4 protein translates to MKFLFVGNFFKNENYGAPGHVIQPLNDIGEKGHLAHAIFRDDLLGFSPKKNIMLNTILFIVFPVMAAFKMLFLDIRNRYDFVVVSSGDGFFYAILTKIFFLTKHPLLIMRSHGHEFLYKKEYKRELSMSKRSHFRVRERVFLFSYRILQVTIFSHLCDNIFVMNRAEGDYLERSFMKDKISVIPTGVKPVFAVPAEAKRGRDILFVGGWCHLKGCAYFVDIIKILNDRKSDLTVSVIGTGLKDGDVIADFPEEMADRIRVIRLLPKDMLKEEYLNHKVFLFPSLFEGFGKVVLEAMVLGMAVVVSEGLGVSEVISDGRNGFLVPKRDVERFASTAGMLLDDPQLRERVGENARRTAAGMRSDRIADMFIDRCMELRNG, encoded by the coding sequence ATGAAATTTCTTTTTGTCGGCAATTTTTTTAAGAACGAAAATTACGGGGCCCCCGGCCACGTGATACAGCCCCTGAACGATATAGGTGAAAAGGGCCACCTTGCCCACGCCATCTTCAGGGACGACCTGCTCGGTTTCTCGCCGAAGAAGAACATCATGCTTAATACCATCCTGTTCATAGTATTTCCGGTAATGGCCGCGTTCAAGATGCTCTTCCTGGATATCAGGAATAGGTACGATTTCGTGGTCGTATCGAGCGGCGACGGTTTTTTCTATGCCATCCTGACGAAGATATTTTTCCTCACAAAACACCCCTTGCTGATCATGCGCTCTCACGGGCATGAGTTTTTATACAAAAAAGAGTATAAGCGGGAACTGTCAATGTCCAAAAGGTCTCATTTCAGGGTCAGGGAGAGGGTCTTCCTCTTCTCATACCGTATCCTGCAGGTCACCATATTTTCGCATCTCTGCGATAATATATTCGTCATGAACAGGGCCGAGGGGGACTATCTTGAGAGATCTTTTATGAAAGATAAAATATCGGTAATACCGACAGGCGTAAAACCCGTTTTTGCCGTTCCTGCGGAAGCGAAACGCGGCAGGGACATATTATTTGTCGGAGGGTGGTGCCACCTGAAAGGGTGTGCTTATTTTGTAGATATCATAAAGATACTTAACGATAGAAAGAGCGACCTCACCGTATCCGTCATAGGGACAGGGCTTAAGGACGGGGATGTGATCGCAGATTTCCCGGAAGAGATGGCGGACAGGATAAGGGTAATAAGGCTGCTTCCGAAGGATATGCTTAAAGAGGAGTATCTGAACCATAAGGTATTTCTCTTCCCCAGCCTGTTCGAGGGGTTCGGCAAGGTGGTCCTGGAAGCCATGGTCCTGGGCATGGCGGTGGTCGTCTCCGAAGGGTTGGGCGTATCAGAGGTCATATCGGACGGCCGGAACGGTTTTCTGGTCCCCAAAAGAGACGTAGAGAGGTTTGCTTCAACCGCCGGGATGCTTCTCGACGATCCGCAATTGAGGGAAAGGGTAGGGGAGAATGCCCGCAGGACGGCAGCGGGCATGAGGTCCGACCGTATAGCCGATATGTTCATCGATAGATGCATGGAGCTCCGTAATGGATAA
- a CDS encoding glycosyltransferase family 2 protein, with protein sequence MRNSVSIIIVNYNGVELLRECIPTVIESAVFNGAEYEVIVIDNASSDGSPDFLKRHYPDVITLSMKTNEFWFSVNSGIGRSSYDKLLLLNNDVKLDKGCVRGLAELLERDDRTFAVVPREMNWDGTADTSGAQWIEEVNENLSQSRVSYYPAEEHITCNAGNAMYAKDKIMKLGLFDPLFKPFYYEDFDLSYRAWKAGFRILYEPGAVIYHKGAASVNKYATVDTQVQYLFKNGLLFVWKNITDRRILIRHFFMLFLKLVKVLCLFRTRRPMLTGFFLATRSVKELRAARSMAMKTAALKDSDVLEALSAKNFHD encoded by the coding sequence ATGAGAAATAGCGTAAGCATAATAATAGTCAATTATAACGGAGTGGAATTGTTGAGGGAGTGCATCCCGACAGTCATAGAATCGGCTGTATTCAATGGCGCCGAATATGAAGTGATCGTCATAGATAATGCGAGCAGTGACGGGTCGCCGGATTTTCTCAAGCGCCATTATCCGGATGTGATAACGCTGTCTATGAAGACGAATGAATTCTGGTTCTCCGTGAACAGCGGGATAGGACGGAGCTCATATGATAAACTGCTCCTCCTGAATAACGACGTAAAGCTGGATAAGGGATGTGTGAGGGGCCTGGCAGAGCTCCTGGAGAGAGACGACAGGACATTCGCCGTCGTCCCCAGGGAGATGAACTGGGACGGGACGGCCGATACCTCCGGCGCTCAGTGGATAGAAGAGGTGAATGAGAACCTGTCGCAAAGCCGCGTGAGCTATTATCCGGCGGAGGAACATATCACGTGTAATGCCGGGAACGCAATGTACGCGAAGGATAAGATAATGAAACTGGGACTTTTTGACCCGTTGTTCAAGCCGTTCTACTATGAGGATTTCGACCTCTCTTACCGCGCCTGGAAGGCGGGCTTCAGGATATTGTATGAACCCGGGGCCGTGATCTACCATAAAGGCGCGGCGAGCGTGAATAAGTACGCTACCGTGGATACACAGGTACAATATCTCTTCAAGAACGGCCTTCTCTTCGTATGGAAGAATATAACCGATCGTCGTATCCTTATCCGCCATTTTTTTATGCTCTTCCTGAAGCTTGTAAAAGTCCTCTGCCTCTTCAGGACAAGGCGGCCTATGCTGACAGGATTTTTTCTTGCCACCAGATCCGTAAAAGAGCTCCGCGCCGCACGCTCCATGGCGATGAAGACGGCCGCTCTTAAAGACAGCGATGTCCTGGAGGCGCTGAGCGCGAAAAATTTTCATGACTAA